The following is a genomic window from Rutidosis leptorrhynchoides isolate AG116_Rl617_1_P2 chromosome 8, CSIRO_AGI_Rlap_v1, whole genome shotgun sequence.
gtgaaacaaacttttggaatgtattactattatttcattgatgcaaatcttgtggttcatttgtacttacttacttaaacctatgatttcaccaacgttttcgttgacagatttctatgtttttctcaggtccttgaacgatacatgatacatgcttccgctcattattttgatacttgcattggatgtcgagtatacatgcatacatggagcgtcttttggatacttttaaattgtgtcgcataagtttcatttgtacttaaaactttgtatcgtaacttgtggtggaactattcttgtaaacttgaacaacctttacatttgaaatgaatgcgacatatcttttggtcaaacgttgttttaaagacttatgaccacgtaacgggacctaagtagacggcgccgtcaatgacgatttggtcgggtcgctacattatatgagtagagatttttgtgctaaattaagttgtccattgacgcctttggataataaatttttactcgaattagcaagcgGCAACTTAATTTCggaagataatatatgtcggaatcgagaaattaaactggtttgcgaaacatttaaaattgacttgataccaatagagttagggagttttgatgtgataatcggtatggactggttgaaagaagtgaaagcagagatcgtttgttacaaaaatgcaattcgcattatatgagaaaaaggaaaacccttaatggtgtatggagaaaagagcaacgcgaagttaaatcttattagtaacctgaaggcgcaaaaactaataagaaaaggttgctatgctgtgctagcacatgtcgagaaagtcaattcagaAGAAAAGAACATCCAGGATGTTCTTGTCgcgaaagaatttcccgatgtatttttgaaagaattaccgggactacctccacacctatctgttgaatttcaaatagaccttgtaccaggatctgtaccaatagcttgtgctctatacagacttgcacccagcgaaatgaaggaacttcaaagtcagttacaggaacttttagagcgtggtttcattcgaccaaacacatcaccgtggggagctcctgttttgtttgtcaagaagaaggatggtacatttaggctatgtatcgactaccgagagttgaacaaacttaccatcaagaaccgctacccactaccgagaatcgatgacttatttgatcaactacaaggctcgtcagtttattcgaagattgatttacgttctgggtatcatcaaatgcggggtgaaggaggatgatattccaaagacagcttttaggacgcgttacggtcattacgagtttatggttatgccgtttgggttgactaacgcaccagttgtgttcatggacctcataaacctagtgtgtgggccatatcttgacaagtttgtcattattttcatcgatgacatacttatttactcgaagaatgatcaagagcacgaagaacatttgagaaaagtgctagagttgctgagaaaagaaaaactgtacgctaagttttcaaagtgtgcattttggttgggagaagttcaattcctcggtcacatagtgaacaaagaaggtattaaggtggatccagcaaagattgaaaccgttgaaaaatgggaaaccccgaaaactccgaagcatatacgccaatttttaggattagctggttactacagaaggttcatccaagatttttccagaatagaaaaacccttgactgcattaacgcataaagggaggaaatttgaatggaaggatgaacaagagaaagcgtttcaattgttaaagaaaaagttaactacggcacctatattgtcattacctgaagggaatgatgattttgtgatatattgtgacgcctcaaagcaaggtctcggttgtgtattaatgcaacgaatgaaggtaattgcttatgcgtttagacaattgaagatccatgagcagaattatacgacacatgatttggaattaggcgcagttgtttttgcattaaagacttggaggcactacttatatggggttaaaagtattatatataccgaccacaaaagtcttcaacacatatttaatcaaaaacaactgaacatgaggcagcgcaggtggattgaattgttgaatgattacgactttgagattcgttaccacccagagaaggcaaatgtggtagccgacgccttgagcagaaaggacagagaacccatttgagtaaaagctatgaatataatgattcacaataaccttactactcaaataaaggaggcacaacaaggagttataaagagggaaatttaaaggatgaaatacccaaaggatcggagaagcatcttaatattcgggaagacggaacccggtatagggccgaaagaatttgatatatatatgtatatatatatatgtatatttatatatagatatagatatatatatatatatatatatatatatatatatatatatatatatatatatatatatatatagacgataataaccggccaatccgagaaaacttcagatttccgtaggcgtagtcggttgtctccaactcttcaccgtttctatcttccccggatctacttgaattccttcttgattcacaatatggccaaggaattggacttcccttagccaaaattcacatttggagaattttgcatacaatttctccttccgcaatgtcttcaacacttcacgcaaatggtgctcatgctccttcatactcttagaataaacaagtatgtcgtcgatgaacacaattaccgacttgtccaacataggttggcacacccggttaataagatccatgaatgtcgctgGTGCAACAACCAAGACTCATTTCTCGAAaaacgacaatttttttttttttttttttttttttttggagatccCAATGGGATCCCAAATTCTGCCCAAAGACTTTAAAATTCCTAAGTGGGATCAAAGGATCTAACCCTATTTAACCATCACGACACCTGTCCCGTTTTAAACTCCGACAATTAACATGTAAACACAACATGTACTTGAGTCATTAAACACATAGAACCAACATCTCAAAAAGTTAACACATTTACAATCGTTGACTAACTACAATGACCCATCACATAACAGAAGTAGTAATTTTGACCCATTCGACATATGACACCAAAGACACAAAATGTACAAACATCAACATAACGAGTATTAGAGCGTGAGTTCCGGGATCATCTACCTATATACGATCACAACCCAAAAAGGCAAGCAAAAAGTGTTCACATAACGTCATAGCAAAGCCAAAAGCACAACAAGCATCTAGTCAAGTCCTTAAGCATTTCAAACATCCACACTCAATCTATCGTCTCCACTTGCTTACCCTTATCGTGACTTGTTCCTACAAAATGTTAAACCACAACAGAGTAAGCGaaacgcttagtgaatacaatatacGTATATAAAAGATAAGCTTAACTATAAGTACACAAATCACATTCACAATTTAATAAGCATACAAATCATCTTCCAACATAAAGTACATCTCCCCGATGTGAAGTGCATCTCCCCGATGTAAAGGTGGACATCTCCCCGATGTCAGGTAGACATCTCCCCGATGTCAAGTACATCTCCCCGATGTATAAGTAGACATCTCCCCGATGTCATGTAGGGTTTCAACCCTCAACAACAATATTACATAATCGACATACAACAGTCAAATTTgccaaattatatatgtatattatactcACCTTAATTCCAAGCAAAATGGTTAACACACTTCCAAGCAAGACAGGTCACAAGCTTCAAGTACAATCACCTAAACAACAATTTCATACACATACATCACAATCTATTCATACTTGGTCATTAAAACCAAAATCACCAGGGTTTTCCTCAAAGACCCGTAATGCCCATTTTGACACCATTTAACCAAAAACACAAGACTTTGTAAGTCTTTTtacttcattatatatatataatttactaatttaCTAACTAACTACTTAAGTCAACCCGAGTCAAAGTCAGTTTTGACTTACACCATCAAGTCACAATTACTAGTTTCTATTTGATTAGTTCATCATTTTTATAAAATccctaaatcataaaccctaaccctaattttcaAATTAGGGTTTCAATGAAACTAAAACTTTAATTTCTAACAATAACAAAGTCATCTATCAACATAATTTCGGATTTAAAGATATAAAAAGCTCATACCTCAAGTTAGGTTATAAAACCCCCAATTTCTATAGAGATGATGAGAAGTTAAGAAAATCACAAGCTTCAATGGTGTTAACAAGGTTGATTACACCCTTTAATTTAGTTGCGTGAAGAAAATCTAGGGTTCTTGGTCTTGATCCCCAAAAATCGCCACTCACAAATACTCCCTCACTTATTCTATATTTATTTTTAACTTGCTGTAACAATGAAGTGATTTTCCAGATTTTTAAGAGGTAAGTTTTATCATATTTACAATTTTGACCCTCCTCCACTTAGTGTCTTACAAGGTTGGTCCTTTTCCTTAaccaaaactaaattaactaacacttataattaataaaatatacctttaaaatattggggtcttacaactctcccccacttgaatcagatcgcgtcctcgtgatccaagctaGGTGACTAGACGGAAAGTGTTTAAGCATGAATTCCTCCGTTTCCCACGTGTACTCTATTTCTCTCCCGTACTTCCATTTAACTTTAAAAGATTTGATTGGCTAATTTCGAATTTTCCTCACTTGTTCATCAACAATATCAACCGACTCTTCAATATACCCTAATTTCTCATTTACGTCAACTTCATCTAATGGCACAATTGTAGATTGTGCGGTTAAGCACTTCCGTAAATGAGATACATGGAAGGTGTTATGAATTCCCGACAACTTTTCGGGCAATTCTAATCTATATGCAACTTCGCCCACTCTTTCTAGAATTTTAAAAGGTCCGATATAGCGAGGACCAAGTTTTCCTCATTTTCTAAACCGAATGATACCCTTCCACGGTGAGACTTTTAACATTACCAAATCACCCTCCTTAAATTCAATTGACCTCCGTCCCCTATCCGCAtaggatttttgtctatcttgggcgGCTTTCAAACGTTCTCGAATAATTTCAATCTTTTCGTTTGTTTTCAAAACAAGGTCGGATCCACCCACTTCCTTTTCACCTatctcaccccaacaaattggagtgcgACACTTTCttccatatagcatctcataaggcgGCATTCCGATGctagcatgatagctattattatacgaaaattccgcTAATGGAAGATGAACATCCCAACTTCCACCGAACTCAATCGCACATGCGCgcaacatatcctcaagagtttgaatggtcctttcactttgaccatcggtttggggatggaaAGCGGTACttaacttcaattgtgtacccatatcttcttgAAATTTTCTTCAAAACTTAGAAGTGAATCGGGTATCCCTATCTGACACAATAGAAACAGGGACACCATGTCTAGCTATTACCTCTTTGATGAAAAGTGAAGCTAAAGTTTCAGACGAAGAGGCTTCCTGGATTGGAAGAAATAACGCACTTTTTGTCAagcgatctacaatcacccaaatcgtatcatattgattTCTAGCTGTTttaggtaacttcgtaatgaaatccattgtgatatgttcccacttccacttcgggatttctaaaggttgcaattttccataaggcttttgatgttcagccttcacTTGTAAAcaagtgacacattgctcaacatatttCACAATGTCCCGTTTCATTCCATGCCACCAATACCCTTCTTTCAAGTCATGGTACATTTTTGTCGCAccaggatgaatagaatacttCGATTTATGTGCCTCATCAAGTAATAATTGTCTAACCCCGCCATGTTTTGGAATCCACAATCTACCATAGCGGGTTAATAATCCCCGAGAATCTTTTTCAAATAACT
Proteins encoded in this region:
- the LOC139863918 gene encoding uncharacterized protein; its protein translation is MLRACAIEFGGSWDVHLPLAEFSYNNSYHASIGMPPYEMLYGRKCRTPICWGEIGEKEVGGSDLVLKTNEKIEIIRERLKAAQDRQKSYADRGRRSIEFKEERVGEVAYRLELPEKLSGIHNTFHVSHLRKCLTAQSTIVPLDEVDVNEKLGYIEESVDIVDEQVRKIRN